Proteins from one Leptonema illini DSM 21528 genomic window:
- a CDS encoding chemotaxis protein CheX produces MKAEYVNPFLQAASLVFNQLLQVDLIRGKTVVKNSLAPGQEIAIYIDVTGPVNGRVIYSMTSDGARKIFEKLGGTPESFDQEYRDVLGEIANMITGNALNIFLSRNEFLDVSVPVVVDTRTTPFPAKNDTTLGLNMYSPLGMIDINISLREAA; encoded by the coding sequence ATGAAGGCAGAATACGTAAACCCCTTTCTGCAGGCAGCGTCGCTGGTCTTCAACCAGCTCTTGCAGGTTGATCTGATTCGCGGAAAGACGGTCGTGAAGAACTCGCTCGCCCCGGGGCAGGAGATTGCGATCTATATCGACGTCACGGGGCCTGTCAACGGTCGCGTCATCTACTCGATGACGTCTGACGGCGCTCGCAAGATCTTTGAGAAGCTCGGCGGCACTCCCGAATCCTTCGATCAGGAATACAGAGACGTGCTGGGCGAGATTGCGAACATGATCACAGGTAACGCTCTCAATATCTTTCTTTCGCGTAACGAATTCCTGGACGTATCGGTTCCAGTCGTCGTCGATACGCGAACGACGCCCTTTCCGGCGAAGAACGATACGACTCTCGGGCTGAACATGTACAGCCCGCTGGGCATGATCGATATCAATATCTCACTACGCGAAGCCGCCTGA